From one Catharus ustulatus isolate bCatUst1 chromosome 1, bCatUst1.pri.v2, whole genome shotgun sequence genomic stretch:
- the LOC117004696 gene encoding E3 ubiquitin-protein ligase MYLIP: MLCYVTRPDAVVMEVEVEAKANGEDCLNQVCRRLGIIEVDYFGLQFTGSKGENLWLNLRNRISQQMDGLAPYRLKLRVKFFVEPHLILQEQTRHMFFLHIKEDLLAGNLQCSSEHAIELSALLAQMKFGDYNQNTAKYNYEELCAKELTTTILESIITKHKELEGLSQASAEYQILQIVTTLENYGVEWHSVRDSEGQKLLIGVGPEGISICKDDFSPINRIAYPVVQMATQSGKNVYLTVTKESGNSVVLLFKMISTRAASGLYRAITETHAFYRCDTVTSAVMMQYSRDLKGHLASLFLNENINLGKKYVFDIKRTSKEVYDHARRALYNAGIVDLVSRSDQTPPSSPLKSSESSMNCDNCEGLSCQQTKALQEKLRKLKESMLCMVCCEEEINSTFCPCGHTVCCKSCASQLQSCPVCRSRVEHVQHVYLPTHTSLLNLTVI, encoded by the exons ATGCTGTGCTATGTGACCAGGCCGGACGCCGTGGTGATGGAGGTGGAGGTAGAAGCGAAAGCCAACGGCGAGGACTGCCTCAACCAG GTTTGCAGAAGGTTGGGGATTATAGAAGTTGATTATTTTGGACTGCAGTTCACTGGCAGCAAAGGGGAGAATCTATGGCTGAATTTGAGGAACAGGATCTCCCAGCAGATGGATGGTTTAGCCCCTTATCGATTGAAATTGAGAGTCAAGTTTTTTGTTGAGCCACATCTTATCTTACAGGAACAGACAAG GCATATGTTTTTCTTGCATATAAAAGAAGATCTTCTTGCTGGTAATCTTCAGTGTTCTTCAGAGCATGCGATTGAACTCAGCGCTTTGTTGGCACAGATGAAGTTTGGAGATTATAACCAGAACACTGCCAAGTACAATTATGAAGAACTGTGTGCAAAAGAGCTCACCACTACCATTTTGGAGAG CATTATTACAAAGCACAAGGAGCTAGAAGGTCTAAGTCAAGCATCTGCTGAGTACCAGATTCTACAGATTGTTACCACACTGGAGAACTATGGGGTAGAGTGGCACTCAGTGAGAGACAGCGAAGGGCAAAAACTCCTTATTGGTGTTGGACCTGAAGGCATATCCATCTGTAAAGATGACTTCAGTCCAATCAACAG GATTGCTTATCCTGTTGTTCAAATGGCAACTCAGTCTGGGAAGAATGTATATCTGACTGTTACCAAGGAATCTGGTAATAGTGTGGTTCTCTTGTTTAAGATGATCAGTACAAGGGCAGCAAGTGGACTCTACAGGGCAATTACAGAGACACATGCATTTTACAG GTGTGACACTGTCACCAGTGCTGTCATGATGCAGTATAGTCGAGACTTAAAGGGCCATCTAGCATCTCTATTTCTGAATGAAAACATCAATCTTGGTAAAAAATACGTCTTTGATATTAAAAGAACATCAAAAGAAGTTTATGATCATGCGAGGCGAGCTCTTTATAATGCTGGCATTGTGGATCTTGTTTCAAGAAGTGATCAAACCCCACCAAGTTCCCCACTTAAGTCTTCAGAAAGCAGCATGAACTGTGACAACTGTGAGGGTCTCAGCTGCCAACAAACAAAAGCTCTGCAAGAGAAGTTGCGGAAGCTGAAGGAGTCCATGCTTTGTATGGTGTGTTGTGAAGAAGAGATAAATTCAACCTTTTGTCCCTGTGGCCACACTGTTTGCTGCAAGTCCTGTGCTTCCCAGTTACAG tcGTGTCCTGTTTGCAGATCTCGTGTTGAGCATGTCCAGCATGTGTACTTGCCAACCCACACCAGTCTTCTCAATCTGACTGTGATATGA